TGTCCTTTCGCCTGTTTCGGTCCCTGGAATACCTGGTGTTGTGTTATTGGTTCCATATGGCCCTGGGAGACTGGTGGCAGTTATTAAAACCGTGTTATTTATAAATGAACCATGTATAGTGTCATTTCGAAGGTCAGCTGTTATGGTTATATTCACAGTCTGACCCTGGAGCAGCCTATCTATATATGCTGTAAAGTTGTTCCCTATTAAAGTGTATGTGAAGTTGATTGTCGTGTTGCTTTTTGTTGCTGTTACGTCCCTTATGTTAACAAAGATCGGGTCGAGGATGTCCGTTATATTTATGTCATAAAGTGGTGCTATGTTTGATCCTGCTGTGTTTCCGACTGTTATGATGAAGTTAACTGTTTCTCCCCCCTCCAGATCCACAGTCTTATTTGCTGTTTTGTTGACATATGGTGAAGGTAAAATCACAGTAAGGGTATGTGCACTTGATGTGGTGAGGGGAGCGCCAATTTCATTTCTATAGTCGAGAAATGCTCTATTTGTTATTGATCTTCCTGCAGTGTTATTACCATTATTTTTAACCACAAGGTCTATCAGGATCCTTATTGTCTCATTTAATCCCTGTGGATTGGTGTTCGTCAAATTGCCAAGGTAAAAACTCAGCGGATTTGTGCCGGTTTCAGTTATAACCTCAAAATTATTCAATCCTGAAAGAGTGAAGGTAAACGCATCTGATGTTATATTTCCACTGCTTCTGCTTATACGGGCACTTCCCATTATATATGAAAGGTATCTTGAATCTACAGGATCCCTTACCGTTACATTGGCGGTTACTCCCACGGGGATCGTTATGTCAATTCGGTATTTTACAACTTCACCTATCAGAACATTGTTTCCTGTTGAATCGGGCTCTGAAGTTGAATATAACGTTTTGTATATTCTTGGCCCCATTGTACCTAAGGTTGCATTTGCAGATGTTTTGTATAACCTATAATCATCCCTGGGGTCTGTTGATGGGCCAAGTGATTCATATGTCAAGTTAACAGTGTTATTGAAGGTCGAATTAGATCTGACATTTTCATTAAGGGTGACGTTAAACTCAAATGTAAGACTATTTCCAGGGTTTATGGTACCCCCACTATACTCAACGGTTCCATTCAATGGATTGTAACTGTAGGTGAATTCTGGAGGTGTTGTGAGGGCTGTTACAGTGGTCCAGTTGAAGGCCGTTGAATTTAGAAGATCCCATATATAGACGCTGTATGCCGGTGATAAGCCATTATTTGTAACATTAAATCTTATAGTGACGTTCTGCCTTCCTCGGGCAATGTTCGGTGTTATGGTTTTTGTCACATTTAGCAATGGCTGAAGGATGTTGAAGTTGTATGATGCGCCTAGGGGGTCTCCAGGATTATATGGCCAGTTAAGGTTTACTGTATTTGTTCTCTGAATAAAAGGGACATGAGGATTTGAGCTGCTATTCTCCACGACAGCTTTAACTATGATGCTGAATCTGTCGGTAAGGTTGCTGTTGTCGGGATTTACTGTCGTTGTTCCGTTAAAAAGGAATGTTACTGTATTTGAGTTAACAGTGACATCAAGTGGTGCCAGTGTTCCATTGAACTCGGATGTTTCAAGCTTGTATGAAATATAGCGAAGGCCCTGAGGAAGGTATTCGATTACAGTGAGGTTTTCAATTTCACCCTCTGGGAGACTTATATTTATCTGGAAAGTCCCTATCTCTCCAATAGTAAGGTTATTTCCTGCTGTTCCAGGATCAGTGCTGTTTATTAATCTTTTATCCAACTGAGGAGATGCTATGGTAATATTTGCAGTATCCTCATAAAGGGAAGGTTCGGTGACAAAGTTTGGGCCTGTCGGAGTTGATGCGTAAGCTGTTATCTGGGCAGTGTTATTGATAACTTCCCTAGGGTTCACGTCGGCCCTGAGGATTCCTGTACATGTTATTATGACAGTATCATTACCCAGAGGCAGGTTGTCTCTTCCAGGTATCATTTCAATTCTTATTCCTGAAGTGAATAGATCTCCTGTGTAGGGAACTGCAACTCCATTTCCATCCAAAACGCTTATAATTTGAGGATTAATCAATTTTACAGGGATTATATCCCTCACAGTAACATTATAAGCATTCCAGCTGCCTGTGTTCTCAATCAATATTTTATAGGTGATTGTGTCACCTGCATCGGCGCCTATGAGGTTTCCTTCAGGATCTATTATTCCGTGACCTGTTGTGGATGTTATGGTCTTGTTTATTGTCAGTCTTGGCTCCTGTGTTATTACCTGTGCAAGGTCACTCTGACAGAATGCATCAAGGGGACTGTTGTAGTATTTTATTGCGAACTGGTTTGTGAGGTAGAGTTCATCAGCAAATGGCTCATCGGTGGCTGTGACTGTGAACAGTATATGGGAGACCCTTGTCTGCTGATCAGTACTATTCACTGTTCCATAGAAGAAGTGAACAATATTTTGTAGAGGGTCTATGTTAACAGTGGGTAATCTACCAAGGAACGAACTTAAAGTATCGTCGGACGCCAGTCTCCATTCTCCAGCAGCGGGTGGGGCGTCACCCTGAGGTATGTTTGTGGAAATCTGGGTTGCCCTGAAGAATGGTATTGGTAGGAAGTCACACATTGTGAAATTCTCAATATTTGTTGTGGGCACTATAACTCTCAGTGAAAATGTCACATTGTCTCCAGGCCTTACACGGTAGGGCGATACTGGAGTTAAACCATTTATTGCATATACGATCTTTTCTATTGACGGCTGTGATATAGTTACGCTGGCCCCGCTACTCTCGCTAACAGGGTGGCCGTTATGAGAGAGTTTTGATAAACCTGAAACCGTGTTAGATACCGAGTCTCCTGACTTAAGGAATGGGTTTCCTGGTGGATAGTTTGCAGTATCCTCAAATGTGATATCTATAATTGACCTGAAGGTTATGTTACCCATGGTTGCCCCTAGATTATGGTTTCTATCATAGTATAATCCTCCAGGTAAAATACCGCCAATGCCGGCATCATTCAGCTGCCCTGAAACATTAAATATGATTGTCCATTTGCCAGTTGAGGGATCATGACTGACAATGTAGTTTGTTGGTGAAAATGCAAGTGAATACGTATTGCCTGCAATTATTATATTTAATATTGGTGTGAAGGATGTGTCAAAGGATTGTCCGTCACTTATTATGTCGGCGAATATAAGGTCCTTTATTTCAAAGTAATCCGAAATCTGGAAGTCAATCCTGTATTCAAGGATATCACCAGGTCTTACATAACCAGCATTTATGTCCCTGACATATTTTTGAACCGCTAATGATCTTAGATAAACTGTGTAAGTTGAAATTGAGGTTACGTATGTATCGTTATATGTACCATTGGCCATTACAATATTTTTTGATGTGACCGGTGCCCCAGTGTCTGGATCAATAACGTATACTCTGCTGTTATCGAATTCTGGAGCGTATACCCTGAACACAAGGGTCCTATCAATACCTGTGACCCCTGTTATTGAGTCGAATTTAAACTTCAGAGTTCCTCCAGGTGTGGATGTTGATGGTGTTTCAACTATGCTGGCGTCGGCTGAATTTATGATCTGAAGAAACTGGATATTTGATGGTAAAATATCTGTTATGTTTATATTGCTGACGGTTGCGCCGTTGGCAACGTCCACATCTATTATATAATTGAAGGGATAGTTTGGCCCTGTGGCTGTTTCATCCTCATGAAGAATAACCCTCTTCTTAACCCTGAAAACAGTCGGGGTTACCTGATGTATAACCGTTGCCCCATAGATGGGGGGATCAGTTGAGGGATTATCAAGGGGGTCATTCCCAAACCTGAATATGGGTGTAGCGGTTATATTGAGGGGTAATCCCAGAGTTGAATTGATGGCGAGTTTAAAATTGGCTAGGACCTCCGCTACGGGCTGTTCGGGTGTAAAACTTCCGAAGGGATACTCAATTACAATAAGTCTGTAGCCAGGAGTTCCCGTGGTTATGTTTCTGGTGAGGGGGTTTAATATCTGTCCTGACCCTGGAAAGGTTCCAAGATCAAAATAATTTACAGAAAAACCCATGTAGGTCATTCCCTGTAATGTTACCTCAGGTGGGAGGGTAACTTCGACTATGGGTCCAAAACCCGGTGTTGTACCATTATTATCAAAACCAAAGGTTAACTGGAAATTTTCGTTTATTAATGATTCTGAAGGTCCGGTCACTGTAACTTCTGGCTGGCCAAGTGTCAGGTCAACATTTAAGTATCTCTCATCGTTCACTTCAATAAATTTAACACACTCAAGGTGTCCCTTATAATTCGCCCTTACGGTGAAGTTTTTTGTTAGCGGCGCATTCAGAATGTATTTACCATCCATGTCGGTTATGCCCGTTATAACCTTGCCCTCAGCTGTGCTTAAAGTTATATTGGCTCCAGATATTGTTTCAGTGGAATTTTTACAGTCATAAACGGTTCCATAAACAAGTATTTTCGATGAGTTCTCATCATCTAGAGCATATGTACTGCCCGTTAATGTGAATAAAACAAAAACCAAGACTAAATAAAAGTATTTAGACAACAGTAGCCCCCCCTTCTTTTATCCATACTAAACATTATTAATAAAATCATTATATAAATTTTTATATCTGATCATAGAACAGATGAATCATAAACTAAATTCAGTTATAATATGTCGGTATAAAAAATACTACATGATTAATAATGAAAAAATTTATATCTGATAATAAAGATAACCCAAACCTCAATACATCTGGATGGTGAAAGAATGTGTGAATCAAACCTGTACTCAGAAGAAGGTGAACTCCTCATGGAGGACGTTATATTAATTGAGGTCCTTGAAGATGGAATAAAAGCAACGGATATCCTCAACTCAACAAGGAATTTTGAAGGAAAACTCACAAGGCTGGACCTCGATAAGCACAAAATTTACATAAAACAAGAATAACAGTTTTTCTTTTATTCAATAGTAACTGCCGATAGCGATCAGAACAAGCTTAATTTTTAAACTTTCTAATACAGAAGTCTCTATAAGTATTTTCTGAAACTTATTTTAAAAAATAAAAGGGGTTTGTGCTGGAATTATTTTCCAGCTGGTATGATGAGGTCCCTTTCACCCTCTGGCATGAACTCCCTGAGGGCACCTGCTGCGATTGACTTCCTTGGTGATGTGAAGTCAAAGGCGAGGTCCTTATCTGCAAATGCAACCTTTATGAGTGGGTTTGTACAGAAAGCGTCTCCCCTTGCAGCGTGTGGTGCCTGGGCGATACCAGCGTACTCTGGCTGGTGTCCCACGTTCATTGCGTAGTTTGGATAGTTAGGTCCACGGAGTTCGTGTATGAGTCCCTCGTCGCTCCTGATTGAGAGTGAATTGGATGCACCGCACTGATCCTGCAGGTCGTAACCGTAGAATCCGAGCCTGCTGTGGGCCTCCTTGTGGAGTATCTGGCTGAGGTACCATCCATTGATACCCGCGTTTGAGTTTCCTGTTGCGAATGCTGTGGAACATCCTGCTGCTGCGGCTGCAACAGCTGCCCTCTGTGATCCTCCAAAGTGGTCCTCGAGGAGTGTTGGGTATTCCTCGTACTGTTCGAGGCTGTAGAGTGTGACCTCTGTTGAGATGTCCCTAATGACATCCATTGTTGGTTTTGTTCCGCAGAGGCCGTACTTGTCATCCACGTACTCCATGCCGTAGTAGACAAAGTCGTCCAGGATGTCGTCGGTGTAGGCTGCTGTTGCGTACTGTGTGAATCCGACACCACCTGACATGTATGACCCAAGCCATACCTGGTCGTAGAGTGCGGCTGCACCGGCTATGACCTCAAGTGAAACGTTTGCAGGGTCATCTGAAACCCTTGAGGTCTGGACGATGTCTGCGAAGGTACCGAATGCAACTCCACCTGGCTCGTTTGGTCCCCTTGCCCTCCTTGCAGGCATTATTGTACCCATCTCTATAACGTCTGCGTGTTTTGCAGCGTATGAGAAGTCAGCGATTGCTGCTTCACCTGCGCAGAGTTTGTAGGCGGATATGAAGCTCATACCAATCTGCATTGCAGACCATCTTGAAACTGTACCTCCGTCACAGGTCCTCACGACTATTGTCGGCACCCTGTTAACCTGGTAGGTCCTGTTTCCAATGTAGCTTTTGATCTGTTCGGCCTGCTCTTCAGGGAACTCCTTGTTTATGTCTATGAGTACTCTCTTGTCCAGTTCATCTGCCAGGTTGTCGTCTCCTGTGAAGATCTTGGCGTAGCAGTCCTCCACGAGTCCCGGGTGGACCTCAACCATGTGCTCCTGGACCACTGCACCACCTGGGAGGGCGTGGTTGATTGCCTCCATGTACTCGTTGATAGTCTCGGGGGTTACCTCCACACCCAGCCTCTTCTCAAGGACTGCGTGTGCTGTGTCCATACCCACTATGACTGTCCTCTTTATGTCGTCCACCATCTGCTGGATGGCCGCGTTGTTCACGAAGTGGAGGTCGTCACCTTCAACGTAGGCGTCTGTCCCTGAGACTCTGTATGCCATGAGTTTCCTCTGACCAAGAGGCACCCCTATGTCAGGGTTGTAGAATGGTATTCCTCCCCTCTTTTCAGCAGCCTTCTTGGCATA
This DNA window, taken from Methanothermobacter sp., encodes the following:
- a CDS encoding CooT family nickel-binding protein — protein: MCESNLYSEEGELLMEDVILIEVLEDGIKATDILNSTRNFEGKLTRLDLDKHKIYIKQE
- the mcrA gene encoding coenzyme-B sulfoethylthiotransferase subunit alpha, coding for MDEKKLFLKALKKKFEGEDPDEKYTNFYCFGGWEQSARKKEFTEYAKKAAEKRGGIPFYNPDIGVPLGQRKLMAYRVSGTDAYVEGDDLHFVNNAAIQQMVDDIKRTVIVGMDTAHAVLEKRLGVEVTPETINEYMEAINHALPGGAVVQEHMVEVHPGLVEDCYAKIFTGDDNLADELDKRVLIDINKEFPEEQAEQIKSYIGNRTYQVNRVPTIVVRTCDGGTVSRWSAMQIGMSFISAYKLCAGEAAIADFSYAAKHADVIEMGTIMPARRARGPNEPGGVAFGTFADIVQTSRVSDDPANVSLEVIAGAAALYDQVWLGSYMSGGVGFTQYATAAYTDDILDDFVYYGMEYVDDKYGLCGTKPTMDVIRDISTEVTLYSLEQYEEYPTLLEDHFGGSQRAAVAAAAAGCSTAFATGNSNAGINGWYLSQILHKEAHSRLGFYGYDLQDQCGASNSLSIRSDEGLIHELRGPNYPNYAMNVGHQPEYAGIAQAPHAARGDAFCTNPLIKVAFADKDLAFDFTSPRKSIAAGALREFMPEGERDLIIPAGK